One genomic window of Halorubrum hochsteinianum includes the following:
- a CDS encoding amidohydrolase family protein produces MLGLEHDFRIVDTRATLDPDESSVVTHGRDISPERLEREMLQAGIVRAVASPGQRPPGRSYLRANNAVARLSIDRPFVAFARLNGPRDPGTGPASVVRNLRAERDDHHTRPDDVEQYSYDDRFHGFTLAPHVDGLPNEDVLSRLEDADLPLFVHAGREFPPEAVETELLGYDLPLVLGSFGGYPLDAELMNRTLDLLDEHDRVYVDTSAVRYREVLERGVLEHPDRVLFGSGAPDVHPNVGVMEVLTLDVSEDLMARVLAKNPARLVPALAEGADA; encoded by the coding sequence ATGCTCGGGCTCGAACACGACTTCCGGATCGTCGACACCCGCGCGACCCTCGACCCCGACGAGTCGTCGGTCGTCACCCACGGGCGGGACATCTCCCCGGAGCGGCTGGAACGCGAGATGCTCCAAGCGGGGATCGTCCGCGCCGTCGCGAGCCCCGGCCAGCGACCCCCCGGACGGAGCTACCTCCGCGCGAACAACGCCGTCGCGCGCCTCTCCATCGACCGCCCGTTCGTCGCGTTCGCCCGCCTCAACGGGCCCCGCGACCCCGGGACGGGCCCCGCGTCGGTCGTCCGGAACCTCCGCGCCGAGCGCGACGACCACCACACCCGCCCGGACGACGTCGAGCAGTACTCCTACGACGACCGGTTCCACGGCTTCACGCTCGCGCCCCACGTCGACGGCCTGCCGAACGAGGACGTGCTGTCGCGGCTGGAGGACGCCGACCTCCCCCTCTTCGTCCACGCGGGCCGCGAGTTCCCGCCCGAGGCGGTCGAGACGGAGCTGCTCGGCTACGACCTCCCGCTCGTCCTCGGGAGCTTCGGCGGGTACCCGCTGGACGCCGAGCTGATGAATCGGACGCTCGACCTCCTCGACGAGCACGACCGCGTGTACGTCGACACGAGCGCGGTGCGGTACCGCGAGGTGCTCGAACGCGGCGTGTTGGAACACCCCGACCGCGTCCTCTTCGGCTCCGGCGCGCCCGACGTCCACCCGAACGTCGGCGTGATGGAGGTGCTCACCCTCGACGTCTCCGAGGACCTGATGGCCCGCGTGCTGGCGAAGAACCCCGCCCGCCTCGTCCCCGCCCTCGCCGAGGGGGCCGACGCCTGA
- a CDS encoding NADP-dependent oxidoreductase, with the protein MTNTNREWLLAERPDGEPDTDSFELRETDVPTPDPGELLVRIRYLSVDPYMRGRMRDVESYAEPWDVGDALKGGVVGEVVESESDAYDAGDLVTGEGKWADYATLDADDVAPVDPTIADPEAYLGVLGMPGRTAYFGLLEVGQPKPGDTVVVSGAAGAVGSVVGQIAKRNGCRVVGFAGSDEKTDWLTDDLGFDAAINYKATDDYRAALAEAAPDGVDVYFDNVGGPITDAVFTQLNLDARVAVCGQIAHYNEEGVPTGPRKLPQIIPVRARIEGLLVGDFATRFGEASEQLGRWVATGELEHCETVVEGLENAPDAFLGLFSGDNIGKQVVRVSSPDDE; encoded by the coding sequence GTGACGAACACCAACCGCGAGTGGCTTCTCGCCGAACGGCCCGACGGCGAACCGGACACGGACAGCTTCGAACTGCGCGAGACGGACGTGCCGACGCCCGACCCCGGCGAACTCCTCGTCCGGATCCGATACCTCTCGGTCGACCCGTACATGCGCGGCCGGATGCGCGACGTCGAGTCCTACGCGGAGCCGTGGGACGTGGGCGACGCGCTCAAGGGCGGCGTCGTCGGCGAAGTGGTCGAGAGCGAGAGCGACGCGTACGACGCGGGCGACCTCGTGACCGGCGAGGGGAAGTGGGCCGACTACGCGACTCTCGACGCCGACGACGTCGCGCCCGTCGACCCGACGATTGCCGACCCGGAGGCGTACCTCGGCGTGCTCGGCATGCCCGGTCGAACCGCCTACTTCGGGCTGCTGGAGGTCGGGCAACCCAAGCCCGGCGACACGGTCGTCGTCTCCGGCGCGGCGGGTGCGGTCGGCTCGGTCGTCGGACAGATCGCCAAGCGCAACGGCTGTCGCGTCGTCGGCTTCGCCGGCAGCGACGAGAAGACCGACTGGCTCACCGACGACCTCGGCTTCGACGCCGCGATCAACTACAAGGCGACCGACGACTACCGCGCCGCGCTCGCCGAGGCCGCGCCCGACGGCGTCGACGTGTACTTCGACAACGTCGGCGGCCCGATCACCGACGCCGTGTTCACGCAGCTGAACCTCGACGCGCGGGTCGCGGTCTGCGGCCAGATCGCCCACTACAACGAAGAGGGCGTCCCGACCGGGCCGCGGAAGCTCCCGCAGATCATCCCCGTGCGGGCCAGAATCGAGGGGCTGCTCGTCGGCGACTTCGCGACGCGCTTCGGCGAGGCGAGCGAACAGCTCGGCCGGTGGGTCGCGACCGGTGAGCTCGAACACTGCGAGACGGTCGTGGAGGGGCTGGAGAACGCGCCCGACGCCTTCCTCGGTCTCTTCTCCGGCGACAACATCGGCAAGCAGGTGGTGCGGGTGTCGAGTCCGGACGACGAGTAG
- a CDS encoding OBG GTPase family GTP-binding protein translates to MGLEEEIEALREEIAETPYNKSTEAHIGRLKAKLAEKKEKLENQSSAGGGHGYAVEKHGDATVALVGFPSVGKSTLINALTNADSEVGSYEFTTLDVNPGMLKYRGANIQILDVPGLIEGAAGGRGGGKEVLSVVRTADLVVFMLSVFEIEQYDRLREELYATNIRLDSEPPNINIRKTHKDGLGVTMSDDVSLDEETVKQVLREYGYVNAKVTIPHDLTIDELVDAVMDNRVYLPSMVSVNKADLIDKSYLPTVKEELRDRDLDPDDVLFISAEKGLGLDGLKERLWEELGVIRIYMDKPGRGVDYEEPLILFEGDTVGDACEKIGGEFDERFKFARVSGESAKHDDQQVGKSHELADEDVLRIVARK, encoded by the coding sequence ATGGGACTGGAGGAGGAGATCGAAGCCCTCCGCGAGGAGATCGCCGAGACGCCCTACAACAAGTCCACCGAGGCGCACATCGGGCGGCTGAAGGCGAAGCTCGCGGAGAAGAAAGAGAAGCTGGAGAACCAGTCCTCCGCCGGCGGCGGTCACGGCTACGCGGTCGAGAAGCACGGCGACGCCACGGTCGCGCTGGTCGGGTTCCCGAGCGTCGGCAAGTCCACCCTCATCAACGCCCTCACCAACGCCGACAGCGAGGTCGGCTCCTACGAGTTCACCACCCTCGACGTGAACCCGGGGATGCTGAAGTACCGCGGCGCGAACATCCAGATCCTCGACGTTCCGGGCCTGATCGAGGGTGCCGCGGGGGGCCGCGGGGGCGGCAAGGAGGTGCTCTCCGTCGTCCGGACGGCGGATCTGGTCGTGTTCATGCTCTCGGTGTTCGAGATCGAGCAGTACGACCGGCTCCGCGAGGAGCTGTACGCGACGAACATCCGCCTCGACAGCGAGCCGCCGAACATCAACATCCGCAAGACGCACAAGGACGGGCTGGGCGTGACGATGAGCGACGACGTGAGCTTAGACGAGGAGACCGTCAAGCAGGTGCTCCGCGAGTACGGCTACGTCAACGCGAAGGTCACCATCCCCCACGACCTCACCATCGACGAGCTCGTCGACGCCGTGATGGACAACCGGGTGTACCTCCCGTCGATGGTCTCGGTGAACAAGGCCGACCTCATCGACAAGAGCTACCTCCCGACCGTCAAAGAGGAGCTCCGCGACCGCGACCTCGACCCCGACGACGTGCTGTTCATCTCCGCCGAGAAGGGCCTCGGCCTCGACGGCCTCAAGGAGCGGCTCTGGGAGGAGCTGGGCGTCATCCGCATCTACATGGACAAGCCCGGACGGGGCGTCGACTACGAGGAGCCGCTCATCCTCTTCGAGGGCGACACCGTCGGCGACGCCTGCGAGAAGATCGGCGGCGAGTTCGACGAGCGGTTCAAGTTCGCGCGGGTGTCGGGCGAGAGCGCCAAACACGACGACCAGCAGGTCGGGAAGAGCCACGAACTCGCCGACGAGGACGTGTTGCGGATCGTCGCGAGAAAGTGA
- a CDS encoding redox-regulated ATPase YchF has protein sequence MITVALAGKPNAGKSTFYTAATMADVDVANYPFTTIDANRGVTHVRTRCPCLDREERCGNENCRDGKRYVPIELLDVAGLVPGAHEGKGLGNQFLDELTNADVVVNVVDASGATNAEGEPVEVGSHDPLNDVDFIEEEMDLWLAGIVDRNWESVERKSRSPDFDLEAALSEMLTGFGATEADVARVLRGLEYPDDPKAWTDGDREALARAVRRRTKPIVVVANKVDAAPDGAVGRIREGTDKPVIPATADGELALRRAAEAGVVDYDPGDEPFEIVGDVSDEQRAGLDALRESMADHEGTGVQTALNAAVYDLLDRITAYPVQDAGKWTDGTGNVLPDAFLLPAGSTPPDLAYAVHSDIGEGYLHAVDARASRRIGEDHELTEGDVIKIVSTAGP, from the coding sequence ATGATCACGGTCGCGCTCGCGGGCAAGCCGAACGCCGGCAAGTCCACCTTCTACACCGCCGCCACGATGGCCGATGTCGACGTCGCGAACTACCCGTTCACGACCATCGACGCCAACCGCGGGGTGACCCACGTCCGGACGCGCTGCCCCTGCCTCGACCGCGAGGAGCGGTGCGGCAACGAGAACTGTCGCGACGGGAAACGCTACGTTCCGATCGAACTGCTCGACGTGGCCGGACTCGTCCCGGGCGCGCACGAGGGCAAGGGGCTCGGCAACCAGTTCCTCGACGAACTGACGAACGCGGACGTGGTGGTGAACGTCGTCGACGCCTCCGGCGCGACGAACGCCGAGGGGGAGCCGGTCGAGGTCGGGAGCCACGACCCGCTCAACGACGTAGACTTCATCGAGGAGGAGATGGACCTGTGGCTCGCGGGCATCGTCGACCGCAACTGGGAGAGCGTCGAGCGGAAGTCCCGCTCGCCGGACTTCGACCTCGAAGCCGCGCTGTCGGAGATGCTCACCGGCTTCGGCGCGACCGAGGCCGACGTGGCGAGGGTCCTCCGCGGGTTGGAGTACCCCGACGACCCGAAGGCGTGGACCGACGGCGACCGCGAGGCGCTCGCGCGGGCGGTCCGCCGCCGCACCAAGCCCATCGTCGTCGTCGCGAACAAGGTCGACGCGGCCCCCGACGGCGCGGTCGGCCGCATTCGCGAGGGGACCGACAAACCCGTGATCCCCGCGACCGCCGACGGCGAACTCGCCCTGCGCCGCGCCGCGGAGGCCGGCGTCGTCGACTACGACCCGGGCGACGAGCCCTTCGAGATCGTCGGCGACGTGTCCGACGAGCAGCGCGCCGGCCTCGACGCGCTCCGCGAGTCGATGGCCGACCACGAGGGGACCGGCGTTCAGACGGCGCTGAACGCGGCCGTCTACGACCTGCTCGACCGCATCACGGCCTATCCCGTTCAGGACGCCGGCAAGTGGACGGACGGGACGGGGAACGTCCTCCCGGACGCGTTCCTGCTGCCCGCGGGATCGACCCCGCCCGACCTCGCGTACGCGGTCCACTCGGACATCGGCGAGGGGTACCTCCACGCGGTCGACGCGCGCGCCTCGCGCCGGATCGGCGAGGACCACGAACTGACGGAGGGCGACGTGATCAAGATCGTCTCGACGGCGGGCCCGTGA
- a CDS encoding NUDIX hydrolase, with the protein MDLSGLRRHNPRSLAGRREAAVLAPVIARGGEAHLLFTKRAAHLGEHPGQMSFPGGGREPIDRTLTDTALREADEEVGMRPDEVDVVGRIDDTRTSSKYAVRPFVGVAPDREYIPDESEVAEVAVLSVDALTDPANYESERRVGHPEYGDHRVHYFHVDGYTVWGVTGQMVVQLLERTTDWRAPAEPDRVVGADAELPI; encoded by the coding sequence ATGGACCTGTCGGGGCTGCGCCGGCACAACCCGCGGTCGCTCGCCGGGCGGCGGGAGGCGGCGGTGTTGGCACCGGTGATCGCTCGCGGCGGCGAGGCCCACCTCCTCTTCACCAAGCGCGCCGCGCACCTCGGCGAACACCCGGGCCAGATGAGTTTCCCCGGCGGCGGCCGCGAACCGATCGACCGGACGCTGACGGACACCGCGTTACGCGAGGCCGACGAGGAGGTCGGGATGCGACCGGACGAGGTCGACGTCGTCGGCCGGATCGACGACACGCGCACGTCGAGCAAGTACGCGGTCCGCCCGTTCGTGGGCGTCGCGCCCGACCGCGAGTACATCCCCGACGAGTCGGAGGTCGCGGAGGTGGCGGTCCTGTCCGTCGACGCGCTCACCGACCCCGCGAACTACGAGTCGGAGCGCCGGGTCGGCCACCCGGAGTACGGCGACCACCGCGTCCACTACTTCCACGTCGACGGCTACACGGTCTGGGGCGTGACGGGCCAGATGGTCGTCCAGCTGTTGGAGCGCACGACCGACTGGCGCGCCCCCGCGGAACCCGACCGCGTCGTCGGCGCGGACGCGGAACTGCCGATATAG
- the proS gene encoding proline--tRNA ligase, with protein sequence MSDDDQELGITESKTHNTGEWYAEVVQKAGLADYGPEGMSGFIVTRPRAYAVWERLQGFLDAKFKETGVQNAYFPLFIPESYLEREKDIVEGFDPEVAWVDEAGNKELEERLAVRPTSESIITPYISQWVRSHRDLPLRVNQWCSVVRWEATETKPFFRTKEFLWQEGHTAHATREDAWEETMTRLDQYESVYEDLLALPVLKGQKPDHDKFPGADTTTTVEALMPDGKSVQAGTSHHLGQSFAEAFDITYSDEDEEERTAHTTSWGLSWRALGALIMTHSDEQGLVLPHTVAPTQVVVVPIWQEDTKDDVLEYAEGVADDLDDAGIRVELDDRDERNPGFKFNEHELNGIPLRIEIGPHEVDDEELTLVHRPDGESVEVDRDGVADTVRDQFDEVYAKLYAAAEETLDEGVREADDRADILGTLGQHGGYVKAPWCGDEACEEPIKEPLAAEIVMVPFEDDDPIANGDGDETCAMCDDDAERTAYFAKTY encoded by the coding sequence ATGAGCGACGACGACCAGGAGCTCGGGATCACCGAGTCCAAGACGCACAACACCGGCGAGTGGTACGCCGAGGTCGTACAGAAGGCGGGGTTAGCCGACTACGGGCCCGAGGGAATGAGCGGCTTCATCGTCACCCGACCGCGGGCGTACGCGGTCTGGGAGCGGCTTCAGGGCTTCCTCGACGCGAAGTTCAAGGAGACCGGCGTCCAGAACGCCTACTTCCCCCTCTTCATCCCCGAGTCGTACCTCGAACGGGAGAAGGACATCGTCGAGGGGTTCGACCCCGAGGTGGCGTGGGTCGACGAGGCCGGCAACAAGGAGCTCGAAGAGCGGCTCGCGGTCCGGCCCACCTCCGAGTCGATCATCACGCCGTACATCTCGCAGTGGGTGCGGAGCCACCGCGACCTCCCGCTGCGCGTGAACCAGTGGTGTTCCGTCGTCCGGTGGGAGGCGACCGAGACGAAGCCGTTCTTCCGCACGAAGGAGTTCCTCTGGCAGGAGGGCCACACCGCGCACGCGACCCGCGAGGACGCGTGGGAGGAGACGATGACGCGGCTCGACCAGTACGAGTCCGTCTACGAGGACCTGCTCGCGCTGCCCGTCCTGAAGGGGCAAAAGCCCGATCACGACAAGTTCCCGGGCGCGGACACGACGACGACCGTCGAGGCGCTGATGCCCGACGGGAAGTCGGTCCAGGCGGGCACGTCGCACCACCTCGGCCAGTCGTTCGCGGAGGCGTTCGACATCACCTACTCCGACGAGGACGAGGAGGAGCGGACCGCCCACACCACCTCGTGGGGGCTCTCGTGGCGCGCGCTGGGCGCGCTGATCATGACTCACTCCGACGAGCAGGGGCTCGTCCTCCCGCACACGGTCGCGCCGACGCAGGTCGTCGTCGTCCCCATCTGGCAGGAGGACACGAAAGACGACGTGCTGGAGTACGCCGAGGGCGTGGCCGACGACCTCGACGACGCCGGGATCCGCGTCGAGCTCGACGACCGCGACGAGCGCAACCCCGGGTTCAAGTTCAACGAACACGAGCTGAACGGGATCCCGCTGCGGATCGAGATCGGCCCGCACGAGGTCGACGACGAGGAGCTCACCCTCGTCCACCGCCCGGACGGCGAGAGCGTCGAGGTCGACCGCGACGGCGTCGCCGACACCGTCCGAGACCAGTTCGACGAGGTGTACGCCAAGCTGTACGCGGCCGCTGAGGAGACCCTCGACGAGGGCGTGCGCGAGGCCGACGACCGCGCCGACATCCTCGGGACGCTCGGCCAGCACGGCGGCTACGTGAAGGCCCCGTGGTGCGGCGACGAGGCCTGCGAGGAGCCGATCAAGGAGCCACTGGCCGCCGAGATCGTGATGGTCCCCTTCGAGGACGACGACCCCATCGCGAACGGCGACGGCGACGAGACGTGCGCGATGTGCGACGACGACGCCGAGCGTACGGCCTACTTCGCGAAGACGTACTGA
- a CDS encoding DUF371 domain-containing protein, with the protein MSDADAETGDADSALVEVVRAVGHENVTAEHASTVELTTDDWLTPAGDCIVGVEADRTPRDFAPEFREACRDAAATIEATFVVDDGDETHRETIVGRGDPGLALVDDRSMVGRTSDYTDDERTIFVDGDGAAADLDRDLVAALADGANLTLRLEVIPAE; encoded by the coding sequence ATGAGCGACGCAGACGCCGAGACCGGCGACGCGGACTCCGCCCTCGTCGAGGTCGTCCGCGCGGTCGGCCACGAGAACGTCACCGCCGAGCACGCGAGCACCGTCGAACTCACGACCGACGACTGGCTCACGCCCGCCGGCGACTGTATCGTCGGCGTCGAGGCGGACCGAACCCCCAGAGATTTCGCCCCCGAGTTCCGCGAGGCGTGTCGGGACGCGGCCGCGACGATAGAGGCGACGTTCGTCGTCGACGACGGCGACGAGACCCACCGCGAGACCATCGTCGGCCGCGGCGACCCCGGCCTCGCGCTCGTCGACGACCGCTCGATGGTCGGGCGCACGAGCGACTACACCGACGACGAGCGCACCATTTTCGTCGACGGAGACGGGGCCGCGGCCGACCTCGACCGCGACCTCGTGGCGGCGCTGGCCGACGGTGCGAACCTGACGCTCCGGCTCGAAGTGATCCCCGCAGAGTGA
- a CDS encoding CapA family protein encodes MLSRRALLASGVAGVAGTAGCAASPTDSDDGERNADVADVADGEATRIGLVGDLMLGRSVADRWADADDPAGVWGTTLPRLRDLDALVGNLECCVSDRGERWPDKTYYFRSPPSFAMPALEAAGASFVSLANNHVLDYREPALRDTRTHLADAGIARAGAGATRDEALEPATFEAGDLTVAAFGLTDRSTAFAATDADPGTAFARLDPAVRETRALVGEVLDRVADRDPDLVVASLHWGANWETEPRAVHERFGRWLVDQGVDVVHGHSAHVVQGVEVYEGRPILYDAGDFVDDYLDYVDREGVRNKRSALFELVVRDGGLAALDVVPTAIDDETAALADGEVAAWVRDAVAERSAPYDTEVRGTDGELTDGRLRIPLAGE; translated from the coding sequence ATGCTCTCCCGCCGCGCGCTGCTCGCCTCGGGCGTCGCTGGCGTCGCCGGAACCGCCGGCTGCGCGGCGTCTCCGACGGATTCCGACGATGGCGAGAGGAACGCGGATGTCGCCGATGTCGCCGACGGCGAAGCGACGCGGATCGGCCTCGTCGGGGACCTGATGCTCGGTCGGAGCGTCGCCGACCGCTGGGCCGACGCGGACGACCCCGCGGGCGTCTGGGGCACGACGCTCCCGCGGCTCCGCGACCTCGACGCCCTCGTCGGCAATCTTGAGTGCTGCGTCTCCGACCGCGGCGAGCGCTGGCCCGACAAGACCTACTACTTCCGGTCGCCCCCGTCGTTCGCGATGCCCGCGCTGGAGGCGGCGGGCGCGTCGTTCGTCTCGCTCGCAAACAACCACGTCCTCGACTACCGGGAACCCGCGCTCCGTGACACGCGAACGCACCTCGCCGACGCCGGCATCGCCCGCGCCGGTGCGGGCGCGACCCGCGACGAGGCGCTCGAACCCGCGACGTTCGAGGCCGGCGACCTCACCGTCGCCGCGTTCGGACTCACCGACCGGTCGACGGCGTTCGCGGCGACGGACGCGGACCCCGGCACCGCGTTCGCCCGGCTCGACCCCGCCGTGCGCGAGACCCGCGCCCTCGTCGGCGAGGTGCTCGACCGCGTCGCGGACCGGGACCCGGACCTGGTCGTCGCCTCGCTTCACTGGGGCGCAAACTGGGAGACCGAACCCCGCGCGGTCCACGAGCGGTTCGGTCGGTGGCTCGTCGATCAGGGCGTCGACGTGGTCCACGGCCACAGCGCGCACGTCGTTCAGGGCGTCGAGGTGTACGAGGGCCGGCCGATCCTCTACGACGCGGGCGACTTCGTCGACGACTACCTCGACTACGTCGACCGCGAGGGCGTCCGCAACAAGCGGAGCGCGCTCTTCGAACTCGTCGTCCGCGACGGCGGCCTCGCGGCCCTCGACGTGGTCCCGACCGCGATCGACGACGAGACCGCGGCGCTGGCGGACGGCGAGGTCGCGGCGTGGGTCCGCGACGCCGTCGCCGAGCGCTCCGCCCCGTACGACACCGAGGTCCGAGGGACCGACGGGGAACTGACCGACGGTCGACTGCGGATCCCGCTCGCTGGCGAGTAG